The following proteins are co-located in the Microbacterium sp. SORGH_AS_0888 genome:
- a CDS encoding PspA/IM30 family protein, producing the protein MAKQSIFGRISTLVRANINAMIDAAEDPQKMLDQLVRDYTNNIADAEAAIAETIGNLRLLERDHQEDVQAAAEWGSKALAASRKGDELRAAGDVAGADKFDGLAKIALQRQLSEESQAKAAEPQIAAQTEVVDKLKDGLNGMKQKLEQLRAKRSELLARAKVAEAQNKVHDAIKSVNVLDPTSEIGRFEDKIRRQEALAAGKAELAASSLDAQFESLEDLGELTEVEARLAALKAGGSPQGALGAGAAPQVAEPQALPGHTQQ; encoded by the coding sequence ATGGCCAAGCAGTCCATCTTCGGACGCATCTCGACCCTCGTCCGCGCCAACATCAACGCCATGATCGACGCGGCGGAGGACCCGCAGAAGATGCTCGATCAGCTGGTGCGCGACTACACCAACAACATCGCGGACGCCGAAGCCGCCATCGCCGAGACGATCGGCAACCTCCGGCTGCTCGAGCGCGACCACCAGGAGGACGTGCAGGCGGCGGCCGAGTGGGGCAGCAAGGCGCTGGCCGCGAGCCGCAAGGGCGACGAGCTGCGGGCCGCCGGGGATGTCGCGGGAGCCGACAAGTTCGACGGGCTCGCCAAGATCGCCCTGCAGCGTCAGCTCTCCGAGGAGAGCCAGGCCAAGGCCGCGGAGCCGCAGATCGCGGCGCAGACCGAGGTCGTCGACAAGCTCAAGGACGGCCTCAACGGCATGAAGCAGAAGCTCGAGCAGCTGCGCGCCAAGCGCAGCGAGCTGCTTGCGCGGGCCAAGGTCGCCGAGGCGCAGAACAAGGTGCACGACGCGATCAAGAGCGTCAACGTCCTCGACCCCACGAGCGAGATCGGCCGGTTCGAGGACAAGATCCGTCGTCAGGAGGCGCTGGCCGCCGGCAAGGCGGAGCTGGCGGCATCCAGCCTCGACGCACAGTTCGAGTCGCTGGAGGACCTCGGCGAGCTCACCGAGGTCGAGGCTCGGCTGGCGGCGCTGAAGGCCGGCGGGTCGCCGCAGGGCGCACTCGGGGCGGGCGCGGCACCCCAGGTCGCGGAGCCGCAGGCTCTGCCGGGTCACACCCAGCAGTGA
- a CDS encoding ATP-dependent DNA ligase: MNKLRRNEPFMFHLDRTDGLGPKSVWVHPAVPIVFHFFGSRTPAINRAWVEALMSEASGPNGLTLLPEPVAETSSAVHAAQTHS, from the coding sequence ATGAACAAGCTTCGGCGCAACGAGCCGTTCATGTTCCACCTCGACCGCACCGACGGGCTCGGCCCGAAAAGCGTCTGGGTGCATCCCGCGGTCCCGATCGTGTTCCACTTCTTCGGGTCGCGAACGCCGGCGATCAACCGCGCATGGGTCGAGGCCCTGATGTCCGAGGCGAGCGGTCCGAACGGGCTCACGCTGCTTCCCGAGCCCGTCGCCGAGACGAGCTCAGCCGTCCACGCGGCTCAGACGCACTCCTGA
- a CDS encoding Fe-S oxidoreductase, translating into MADWVTLAGYAYGCAVGWVWGGLLSRGRIRRHGRLWVFRGLPNWAFPRGGVCVGHCFLTGDGPIDERLLRHESVHERQWRRYGFLMPVLYRLAGRDPLRNRFEIEAGLEDGNYLPRGS; encoded by the coding sequence GTGGCGGACTGGGTCACCCTCGCGGGGTACGCCTACGGCTGCGCGGTCGGCTGGGTGTGGGGCGGGCTCCTCAGCCGGGGCCGCATCCGCCGCCACGGCCGGCTCTGGGTGTTCCGTGGCCTCCCGAACTGGGCGTTCCCCCGCGGCGGGGTCTGCGTCGGCCACTGCTTCCTCACGGGCGACGGCCCGATCGACGAGCGGCTGCTGCGGCACGAGTCGGTGCACGAACGGCAGTGGCGCCGCTACGGCTTCCTCATGCCGGTGCTCTATCGGCTGGCCGGGCGCGACCCGCTGCGCAACCGCTTCGAGATCGAGGCGGGACTCGAGGACGGCAACTACCTGCCTCGGGGTTCCTGA
- a CDS encoding DUF6328 family protein has product MTDDAVDDGRDETADERSDRNWSEILQELRAVQTGTQILSGFLLAVAFQPTFAELPVPERAFYLCLVSLAGAAALIGLIPVVLHRRLFRDRQKERLVRLGDRLLLAMLAIVSVLVAGVIGFVFGVTTDRAAGIVALGVSLVGVAVMWLAIPRRRSSKKARTS; this is encoded by the coding sequence ATGACGGACGATGCCGTCGACGACGGTCGCGACGAGACCGCCGACGAGCGCTCCGACCGCAACTGGTCCGAGATCCTGCAGGAGCTGCGCGCCGTCCAGACCGGGACGCAGATCCTCTCGGGCTTCCTGCTCGCCGTCGCCTTCCAGCCCACGTTCGCCGAGCTCCCGGTGCCCGAGCGGGCGTTCTACCTGTGCCTCGTGAGCCTGGCGGGCGCCGCCGCGCTCATCGGCCTGATACCGGTGGTCCTGCACCGGCGCCTGTTCCGCGACCGCCAGAAGGAGCGGCTCGTACGACTCGGCGATCGCCTGTTGCTGGCCATGCTGGCGATCGTCTCCGTGCTCGTCGCCGGCGTCATCGGGTTCGTGTTCGGCGTCACGACGGACCGCGCGGCGGGGATCGTGGCGCTGGGCGTCTCCCTCGTCGGGGTCGCCGTCATGTGGCTCGCGATCCCGCGCCGCAGATCGAGCAAGAAGGCCCGGACTTCCTGA
- a CDS encoding arginase family protein, translating to MTRFVVVPQWQGSASSRAMQLIDGAEAIAGDLPRSACSRVEVPLEAGDALGTTVWRASALLQVRRALDAALAGIDEPALVVGGDASVSVGAVGHAASRALRLAVVWASARPTLHSPLLASATAFADVALRAIVGEAPDGLRLRPGTIVPADIVLVGARAADEDELGYIEGYGIRSVPVEALADPDAIAAAVRATTADAVYVHVDVDVLDPSEMPGVTSAVPFGVHLPDLLAALARLRAEVPLAGASLTEFAPASAAAAADDLGILLRLVGALA from the coding sequence ATGACCCGGTTCGTCGTCGTCCCGCAGTGGCAGGGCTCGGCGTCCTCACGCGCCATGCAGCTCATCGACGGCGCGGAGGCCATCGCCGGCGACCTGCCGCGATCGGCGTGCTCGCGCGTGGAGGTGCCGCTCGAGGCCGGCGATGCCCTGGGGACGACCGTGTGGCGCGCGAGCGCCCTGCTGCAGGTGCGGCGGGCGCTCGACGCCGCGCTGGCCGGGATCGACGAGCCCGCGCTCGTCGTCGGCGGCGACGCCTCGGTCTCGGTCGGGGCCGTCGGTCACGCCGCCTCGCGCGCCCTGCGACTCGCGGTCGTGTGGGCCAGCGCCCGGCCGACCCTGCACTCGCCCCTTCTGGCCTCAGCGACCGCGTTCGCGGACGTCGCGCTCCGCGCCATCGTGGGCGAGGCTCCGGACGGCCTGCGGCTGCGTCCGGGGACGATCGTCCCCGCCGACATCGTCCTCGTCGGCGCACGGGCCGCCGACGAGGACGAGCTCGGCTACATCGAGGGCTACGGCATCCGCTCGGTGCCGGTCGAGGCGCTCGCGGACCCGGACGCGATCGCCGCGGCGGTGCGGGCGACGACGGCGGACGCGGTCTACGTGCACGTGGACGTGGACGTGCTGGATCCGAGCGAGATGCCGGGGGTGACCTCTGCCGTGCCGTTCGGCGTGCACCTCCCGGATCTGCTCGCGGCGCTCGCCCGGCTGCGAGCCGAGGTCCCGCTCGCCGGCGCCTCCCTCACCGAGTTCGCTCCCGCGTCGGCAGCGGCCGCCGCGGACGACCTCGGGATCCTGCTGCGTCTGGTGGGCGCTCTTGCCTAG
- the trmB gene encoding tRNA (guanosine(46)-N7)-methyltransferase TrmB: MSEAQERAWNELGERYLLPVPRDAAATSVARDARIDPAVVWGRRAPLIVEIGSGQGHAIVHAAGLRPDHDFLAVEVFRAGLARTMLDADRAGIANLRLVEANAPEVLEHLLPAAAIAELWVFFPDPWHKKRHTKRRLVQPEFARTAGRALRPGGVLRLATDWEEYAVQMRDVLDADASFVRDFDGEWAERFDGRVQTAFERKGARAGRSIRDLAYRRPAG, encoded by the coding sequence ATGTCGGAGGCGCAGGAGCGGGCGTGGAACGAGCTCGGCGAGCGCTATCTGCTCCCGGTCCCCCGGGACGCGGCCGCCACCAGCGTCGCCCGCGATGCGCGGATCGACCCGGCGGTCGTGTGGGGGAGGCGGGCGCCCCTGATCGTCGAGATCGGTTCCGGCCAGGGGCACGCGATCGTCCACGCCGCCGGGCTGCGTCCCGACCACGACTTCCTGGCGGTGGAGGTGTTCCGCGCGGGTCTCGCGCGCACGATGCTGGATGCGGACCGCGCGGGCATCGCGAATCTGCGCCTCGTCGAGGCGAACGCGCCCGAGGTGCTGGAGCACCTCCTGCCGGCGGCCGCTATCGCCGAGCTGTGGGTCTTCTTCCCCGACCCGTGGCATAAGAAGCGGCACACCAAGCGCCGCCTCGTGCAGCCCGAGTTCGCCCGCACGGCCGGGCGTGCCCTGCGTCCGGGCGGCGTGCTGCGCCTCGCCACGGACTGGGAGGAGTACGCCGTGCAGATGCGCGATGTGCTCGACGCCGACGCGAGCTTCGTCCGCGACTTCGACGGGGAGTGGGCCGAGCGGTTCGACGGACGCGTGCAGACCGCGTTCGAGCGCAAGGGCGCCCGCGCCGGTCGCAGCATCCGCGATCTCGCCTACCGTCGTCCCGCGGGCTGA
- a CDS encoding DUF2993 domain-containing protein, which produces MTGASRDTFPFPETEPDAPRRRRRAWPWLVAVGIVLVLAAGAVLGGEWVARDLVTKAVTQQLSARLGVPAGTKVDVDIPGSLLLQLATGTIDTATITAPDVETDGFSGDVSLTLRDVRVREGFAMSDGSATVRLDAAQLRALLSRVDGFPSDTVGLAAPDVTMSVTPSVLGVSVPLGVGLTPSADAGDLVLTPATLTLGGSAITAGDLRARLGGLADDVLHDWRVCLAERLPRGLVLTGAAVTGDRLEADFRVDGALLTDPALRERGSCS; this is translated from the coding sequence GTGACCGGCGCATCGCGGGACACGTTCCCGTTCCCCGAGACGGAGCCGGACGCCCCGCGTCGCCGGCGCCGCGCATGGCCCTGGCTCGTCGCCGTCGGGATCGTCCTCGTGCTCGCCGCGGGCGCCGTGCTCGGCGGCGAGTGGGTCGCGCGCGACCTCGTCACGAAGGCCGTCACCCAGCAGCTGTCGGCGCGCCTGGGCGTGCCGGCGGGCACGAAGGTGGATGTCGACATCCCGGGCTCGCTGCTGCTGCAGCTCGCGACCGGGACGATCGACACCGCGACCATCACGGCGCCCGACGTCGAGACGGACGGCTTCTCGGGCGACGTGTCCCTCACGCTGCGCGACGTGCGGGTGCGCGAGGGCTTCGCGATGAGCGACGGGTCCGCGACCGTCCGTCTCGACGCGGCCCAGTTGCGCGCGCTCCTGTCACGGGTCGACGGCTTCCCCTCCGACACGGTCGGCCTCGCCGCGCCGGATGTCACGATGTCGGTCACCCCCTCGGTCCTGGGCGTCTCCGTCCCGCTCGGCGTCGGGCTCACCCCTAGCGCGGACGCCGGCGACCTCGTGCTCACGCCGGCCACTCTGACCCTCGGCGGGTCCGCCATCACGGCCGGCGACCTGCGCGCGCGTCTGGGCGGGCTCGCCGACGACGTCCTGCACGACTGGCGGGTGTGCCTCGCCGAGCGTCTCCCGCGCGGGCTGGTGCTGACGGGCGCTGCCGTGACCGGAGACCGCCTCGAGGCCGACTTCCGGGTCGACGGCGCCCTGCTGACCGACCCCGCCCTGCGCGAGCGCGGCAGCTGCTCCTGA
- the argS gene encoding arginine--tRNA ligase, giving the protein MDPQQLSEALLAVVAPLAEERRAGSAAELTAADIVLERPKNRDHGDWASSLALKLAKPLGVAPRELAAQIAEGLGAVPGIASVEVAGPGFINIRLDAAAAGALAKTIVEAGAAFGTNESQRGNTIDLEFVSANPTGPLHIGHTRWAALGDAIARLLVASGATLVREFYINDAGAQMQRFGRSVLAAVKGEDTPEGGYAGSYIQDLAERVRAAEYEGVVGGILQAEADAQLAFATELAYTLQLGEIQASLEAFNVHFDVWFSERVLHAHVDGAPSLVDEAVERLRAQGHVFEQDGAVWVRTTAFGDDKDRVIRRANGEYTYFAADAAYYLNKGDRGFAHKIYLLGADHHGYVHRLKALAGAAGDDPDKDIEVLIGQLVSVNGARLSKRAGNIIEMDDLREWLGTDALRYSLARFPADSPLTLDPELLRKRTNDNPVFYVQYAHARTHNVARNAAEAGVDRSEFAPETLTHETESALLGALQEFPRLVAFAADLREPHRIARYLEELAGLYHRWYDSCRVIPLGDAPVEPVHRTRLWLNDATGQVLRNGLDLLGVSAPERM; this is encoded by the coding sequence ATGGATCCCCAGCAGCTCTCCGAAGCCCTCCTCGCCGTCGTCGCCCCGCTCGCCGAGGAGCGACGAGCGGGATCCGCCGCCGAGCTGACCGCCGCCGACATCGTGTTGGAACGGCCCAAGAACCGCGACCACGGAGACTGGGCCTCCAGTCTCGCGCTGAAGCTCGCGAAGCCCCTGGGCGTCGCGCCCCGCGAGCTCGCCGCGCAGATCGCCGAGGGGCTCGGGGCCGTGCCGGGCATCGCGTCGGTGGAGGTCGCAGGCCCAGGGTTCATCAACATCCGCCTCGACGCCGCGGCCGCGGGCGCGCTGGCCAAGACCATCGTCGAGGCCGGCGCCGCGTTCGGCACGAACGAGTCCCAGCGCGGCAACACGATCGACCTGGAGTTCGTCTCGGCCAACCCCACGGGACCGCTGCACATCGGCCACACCCGGTGGGCGGCGCTCGGCGACGCGATCGCACGGCTGCTCGTCGCCTCGGGGGCGACGCTCGTGCGCGAGTTCTACATCAACGACGCGGGCGCGCAGATGCAGCGTTTCGGCCGATCCGTGCTGGCGGCGGTGAAGGGGGAGGACACCCCCGAGGGCGGCTACGCGGGCTCCTACATCCAGGACCTCGCCGAGCGCGTGCGCGCGGCGGAGTACGAGGGCGTCGTCGGCGGCATCCTGCAGGCCGAGGCGGATGCGCAGCTCGCCTTCGCGACCGAGCTCGCGTACACGCTGCAGCTCGGTGAGATCCAGGCCTCGCTCGAGGCGTTCAACGTGCACTTCGACGTCTGGTTCAGCGAGCGGGTCCTCCACGCCCACGTCGACGGCGCCCCGAGCCTCGTCGACGAGGCCGTGGAGCGTCTTCGTGCGCAGGGCCACGTGTTCGAGCAGGACGGCGCCGTCTGGGTGCGCACGACCGCGTTCGGCGACGACAAGGACCGCGTCATCCGCCGCGCCAACGGCGAGTACACGTACTTCGCCGCGGACGCCGCCTACTACCTGAACAAGGGGGATCGCGGCTTCGCGCACAAGATCTATCTGCTCGGCGCGGATCACCACGGCTACGTGCACCGCCTGAAGGCGCTCGCGGGCGCGGCGGGCGACGACCCGGACAAGGACATCGAGGTGCTGATCGGTCAGCTCGTGTCGGTCAACGGAGCCCGACTCAGCAAGCGTGCGGGAAACATCATCGAGATGGACGACCTGCGCGAGTGGCTCGGGACGGACGCGCTGCGCTACTCGCTCGCGCGGTTCCCGGCCGACTCGCCGCTGACGCTCGACCCCGAGCTGCTGCGCAAGCGCACGAACGACAACCCCGTCTTCTACGTGCAGTACGCCCACGCGCGCACGCACAACGTCGCGCGCAACGCGGCCGAGGCCGGGGTCGATCGCAGCGAGTTCGCCCCCGAGACCCTCACGCACGAGACCGAGTCCGCGCTGCTGGGCGCGCTGCAGGAGTTCCCCCGCCTGGTCGCCTTCGCCGCCGACCTGCGCGAGCCGCACCGCATCGCGCGGTACCTCGAGGAGCTCGCGGGCCTGTACCACCGCTGGTACGACAGCTGCCGCGTCATCCCGCTCGGCGACGCGCCCGTCGAGCCCGTCCACCGCACGCGGCTGTGGCTGAACGACGCGACCGGCCAGGTGCTGCGCAACGGTCTCGACCTGCTGGGCGTGAGCGCCCCCGAGCGAATGTGA
- a CDS encoding SIP domain-containing protein, translated as MPDILSSQRTGTRRASRAPRVQHLVAADESSLTELETVLATLPLCAVGRVFVEVPDAAHIVPIVVPPRMTISWLARDRRSGAPGTGRSCGHGEALARAVNAWADEMMCGEDDTTTVTLLGGFLGTAEIVDHLMDERGVEPDRIHAPERFRLLPVR; from the coding sequence ATGCCCGACATCCTCTCTTCGCAGCGCACCGGCACCCGCCGTGCCTCCCGCGCTCCGCGCGTGCAGCACCTCGTCGCGGCCGACGAGAGCTCGCTGACCGAGCTCGAGACGGTGCTGGCGACGTTGCCGCTGTGCGCCGTGGGGCGGGTGTTCGTCGAGGTCCCGGATGCCGCGCACATCGTCCCGATCGTGGTGCCCCCGCGCATGACGATCAGCTGGCTCGCGCGTGACCGTCGTTCGGGTGCTCCGGGAACGGGACGCTCGTGCGGTCACGGCGAGGCGCTCGCTCGTGCCGTCAACGCCTGGGCGGACGAGATGATGTGCGGCGAGGACGACACGACCACCGTCACGCTGCTGGGCGGCTTCCTCGGCACGGCCGAGATCGTCGATCACCTGATGGACGAGCGCGGTGTCGAGCCGGACCGCATCCACGCTCCCGAGCGCTTCCGGCTGCTGCCCGTACGCTGA
- a CDS encoding DUF3097 domain-containing protein has protein sequence MDDRYGADVLAPGWKERGRRELARVPARRDTVVEVAADGFCGAVTRVSEGLVELEDRHGRRRSFPLGAGFLVDGADVVLVAPAVETSSAPRRTASGSFAPADTRARIARPSRILVEGRHDAELVEKVWGDDLRAEGVVVEYLQGVDLLADLLDAEPPGADRRYGVLVDHLVPGSKEERIARGIERGPHGAHLRIVGHPYVDVWQCVTPQALGIPRWPEIPRGIEWKAGVCRAFGWPARDQADIAHAWQRILSRVHSYRDLEPALLGRVEELIDFVTA, from the coding sequence ATGGACGATCGATACGGGGCCGATGTGCTCGCGCCCGGCTGGAAGGAGCGCGGGCGTCGCGAGCTCGCGCGTGTCCCCGCTCGTCGCGACACGGTCGTCGAGGTCGCCGCCGACGGCTTCTGCGGCGCGGTCACGCGCGTCTCGGAGGGGCTCGTCGAGCTCGAGGACCGCCACGGCCGACGGCGCAGCTTCCCGCTCGGAGCGGGCTTCCTGGTCGACGGTGCCGACGTCGTGCTCGTCGCTCCGGCAGTGGAGACGTCGTCCGCGCCGCGCCGCACGGCCTCCGGCTCGTTCGCACCCGCCGACACCCGTGCGCGCATCGCCCGGCCCAGCCGCATCCTCGTCGAGGGACGTCACGACGCGGAGCTCGTCGAGAAGGTCTGGGGCGACGACCTGCGGGCCGAGGGGGTCGTCGTGGAGTACCTCCAGGGCGTCGATCTGCTGGCCGACCTGCTGGATGCGGAGCCGCCGGGCGCGGACCGCCGCTACGGCGTGCTGGTCGACCACCTCGTGCCGGGATCCAAGGAGGAGCGGATCGCCCGCGGGATCGAGCGCGGACCGCACGGCGCGCACCTGAGGATCGTCGGACACCCCTACGTCGACGTGTGGCAGTGCGTGACGCCGCAGGCGCTCGGCATTCCGCGGTGGCCCGAGATCCCGCGCGGCATCGAGTGGAAGGCGGGCGTCTGCCGGGCCTTCGGCTGGCCCGCGCGCGACCAGGCCGACATCGCCCACGCCTGGCAGCGGATCCTCTCGCGCGTCCACAGCTACCGCGACCTGGAGCCGGCGCTGCTCGGTCGGGTCGAGGAGCTCATCGACTTCGTGACCGCGTGA
- a CDS encoding TPM domain-containing protein, whose amino-acid sequence MRRRALGLAAAIGIAASLAVAAPAFSTPPVTLGAGHVVDEADALSPAQAQAAEERLGRLKTETGIDLWVVFVEDFTGPADAEGWTTQVSRQNGLGSQDFLLAVATDGRQYWLDGDLDTLSAAKLATIRRDDIEPALTRSDWAGAVDGAAEGMTIAVNGDPRAARTAWIVVGTLAGAGVVLVLVLVLLGARRRRARARAAAESLATLAQRAGVALVQADDAVRTAQQELDFAAAQFGESTTSEFRAAIATAQQELEQAFHIRQQLDDEIPDTDEQRRAWHTQTIELAESAQRRLAEKSAAFEELRALEKEAPAALERLSAQRTRTATLVAAAPAEYRRLAASSSAGALAAVADNPAQAESRLGFADERLAAAREELAAGRTGPAAVALRGAEQSLAQAEQLTQAITTLGAHLQEAAAQLPALIAEVRAEVAAAGALPDPDGRVAAAVAAAQAALGQDASADPLAAVAALQSADTQLDAALAEARDAAARAERARQLLPAALSHADAAVATAADFIATRRGAVGATARTRFAEAQSVLAQARALTDPEQALAAAGRADQLATDALRSAQTDVGAFGSPGGGNSSGAMLGGILIGSLLGGGGHRGFGGGGFGGGGGFGGGFGGGGFGGGGGGGFGGGNRGGGGGRF is encoded by the coding sequence ATGCGGCGTCGAGCTCTCGGACTCGCGGCGGCGATCGGGATCGCGGCGAGCCTCGCGGTCGCCGCGCCGGCCTTCTCCACACCGCCGGTCACGCTCGGCGCCGGGCACGTGGTCGACGAGGCGGACGCGCTCTCCCCCGCCCAGGCGCAGGCGGCCGAGGAGCGGCTCGGCCGCCTCAAGACCGAGACCGGCATCGACCTGTGGGTCGTGTTCGTGGAAGATTTCACCGGCCCTGCCGATGCCGAGGGCTGGACCACCCAGGTCTCCCGGCAGAACGGCCTCGGCTCGCAGGACTTCCTGCTCGCGGTGGCCACGGACGGCCGCCAGTACTGGCTGGACGGAGACCTCGACACCCTCAGCGCAGCGAAGCTCGCCACGATCCGCCGCGACGACATCGAGCCCGCCCTCACCCGCAGCGACTGGGCGGGCGCGGTCGACGGGGCGGCGGAGGGCATGACCATCGCGGTGAACGGTGATCCGCGCGCAGCCCGGACCGCCTGGATCGTGGTCGGCACCCTCGCGGGTGCCGGCGTCGTGCTGGTCCTCGTCCTCGTGCTGCTCGGCGCACGCCGGCGCCGCGCTCGGGCACGGGCGGCCGCCGAGTCCCTCGCGACGCTGGCGCAGCGCGCGGGCGTCGCCCTCGTGCAGGCGGACGACGCGGTCCGGACCGCGCAGCAGGAGCTCGACTTCGCGGCCGCCCAGTTCGGCGAGTCGACGACATCGGAGTTCCGCGCGGCGATCGCGACGGCGCAGCAGGAGCTCGAGCAGGCGTTCCACATCCGGCAGCAGCTCGACGACGAGATCCCGGACACCGACGAGCAGCGGCGAGCCTGGCACACCCAGACCATCGAGCTCGCGGAGTCCGCGCAACGGCGGCTCGCCGAGAAGTCCGCGGCGTTCGAGGAGCTCCGAGCTCTCGAGAAGGAGGCCCCGGCAGCGCTCGAGCGCCTGTCGGCGCAGCGAACCCGGACGGCGACGCTCGTCGCCGCGGCCCCCGCGGAGTACCGGCGGCTCGCCGCATCCTCCTCCGCGGGCGCGCTCGCAGCCGTCGCCGACAACCCGGCGCAGGCCGAGAGCCGTCTCGGCTTCGCCGACGAGCGGCTCGCGGCCGCACGCGAGGAGCTCGCGGCCGGACGGACAGGTCCTGCCGCCGTCGCGCTGCGCGGCGCCGAGCAGTCGCTCGCACAGGCCGAGCAGCTCACGCAGGCGATCACGACGCTCGGCGCCCACCTGCAGGAGGCCGCAGCACAGCTCCCGGCCCTCATCGCGGAGGTACGCGCAGAGGTGGCCGCCGCGGGCGCGCTGCCCGACCCCGACGGACGCGTGGCCGCTGCGGTCGCCGCCGCGCAGGCGGCCCTCGGCCAGGACGCCTCCGCCGACCCGCTCGCCGCCGTCGCCGCGCTCCAGTCGGCCGACACGCAGCTGGACGCCGCGCTGGCAGAGGCCCGTGACGCCGCGGCACGCGCCGAGCGCGCACGACAGCTGCTGCCCGCCGCGCTCTCCCACGCGGACGCGGCGGTCGCCACCGCGGCTGATTTCATCGCGACGCGCCGCGGCGCGGTCGGGGCGACCGCACGCACCCGCTTCGCCGAGGCGCAGTCGGTGCTCGCCCAGGCCCGGGCGCTGACCGATCCCGAGCAGGCGCTCGCCGCAGCCGGACGCGCCGATCAGCTCGCCACGGATGCGCTGCGCAGCGCGCAGACGGATGTCGGCGCCTTCGGCTCGCCCGGAGGCGGGAACAGCTCCGGCGCCATGCTCGGCGGCATCCTCATCGGCAGCCTGCTGGGCGGAGGCGGTCACCGCGGTTTCGGAGGGGGCGGCTTCGGCGGAGGCGGGGGCTTCGGCGGCGGCTTCGGCGGCGGGGGCTTCGGCGGCGGCGGTGGGGGCGGCTTCGGCGGCGGCAACCGCGGGGGCGGCGGCGGCCGCTTCTGA
- a CDS encoding MarR family winged helix-turn-helix transcriptional regulator codes for MPDTEESTRQESVARATERLRLAESRLARRRQTDCGPSENARAAMRFVYERSDADEDVTPTAIAEHLGVSTAAVTGILDRLRAGGLVTFRAHPSDGRSKLVVPVDRSVDLDDIDPLTAKIRRLSAGLSEEAMVEIAGFLDAVADEVDQECV; via the coding sequence ATGCCCGACACCGAGGAGTCGACCCGTCAGGAGTCCGTGGCTCGTGCGACCGAGCGGCTGCGGCTGGCCGAGTCGAGACTCGCGCGGCGCCGGCAGACCGACTGCGGGCCCAGCGAGAACGCACGCGCCGCGATGCGGTTCGTCTACGAGCGTTCGGACGCCGACGAGGACGTGACGCCGACGGCGATCGCCGAACACCTGGGCGTGTCGACGGCGGCCGTGACGGGGATACTCGATCGTCTTCGCGCCGGCGGGCTCGTCACCTTCCGTGCGCACCCGAGCGATGGGCGCAGCAAGCTCGTCGTCCCCGTCGACCGCTCCGTCGATCTGGACGACATCGATCCGCTCACGGCGAAGATCCGGCGGCTGTCGGCGGGGCTCTCCGAAGAGGCCATGGTGGAGATCGCCGGCTTCCTGGATGCCGTGGCCGATGAGGTCGATCAGGAGTGCGTCTGA
- a CDS encoding transglutaminase family protein, with product MQRAVSAELDLDIGGSVDLIFQITAAQSVPLSSERLVFEQGGRTYTATEIVDQAGSRLHRLTAEPGLLEVRYEAIVEGRASETRTSDLEAITYLRPSRYCQSDEVFTQARRQFRGLSGEELVVAVDDFVASTVTYTPGLSLGTDSAVTTLMTGQGVCRDYAHLVIALLRAMDVPARYTACYAPDLVPMDFHAVAEAYVDGAWYVVDATRLAPRGTLVRIATGRDAADCAFLSYHGGSVGLSRMRVTAWAGDDGSGDDFRTLTRLA from the coding sequence GTGCAGCGCGCCGTCTCCGCAGAGCTCGACCTCGACATCGGGGGCTCCGTCGACCTCATCTTCCAGATCACGGCCGCCCAGAGCGTGCCGCTGTCGAGCGAGCGCCTCGTCTTCGAACAGGGAGGACGCACCTACACGGCGACCGAGATCGTCGACCAGGCCGGCAGCCGTCTGCATCGCCTGACGGCGGAGCCGGGCCTCCTCGAGGTCCGTTACGAGGCGATCGTCGAGGGCCGGGCCTCGGAGACGCGGACGAGCGATCTCGAGGCCATCACCTACCTGCGCCCGAGCCGCTACTGCCAGTCCGACGAGGTCTTCACGCAGGCACGCCGTCAGTTCCGCGGTCTCTCGGGCGAGGAGCTCGTCGTCGCGGTGGACGACTTCGTGGCGAGCACCGTGACGTACACGCCGGGCCTGAGCCTCGGCACCGACAGTGCCGTGACGACGCTCATGACCGGACAGGGCGTCTGCCGCGACTACGCGCATCTGGTCATCGCCCTGCTGCGGGCGATGGACGTGCCGGCACGCTACACCGCCTGCTACGCCCCGGACCTGGTCCCGATGGACTTCCACGCGGTCGCCGAGGCCTACGTCGACGGGGCCTGGTACGTCGTCGACGCCACACGTCTCGCACCGCGCGGCACGCTCGTGCGCATCGCGACGGGCCGCGACGCCGCCGACTGCGCCTTCCTCAGCTACCACGGCGGCTCCGTCGGGCTGTCGCGGATGCGCGTGACGGCCTGGGCGGGCGACGATGGCTCCGGCGACGACTTCCGCACGCTCACACGGCTGGCCTGA